In Epinephelus lanceolatus isolate andai-2023 chromosome 16, ASM4190304v1, whole genome shotgun sequence, one DNA window encodes the following:
- the sgo1 gene encoding shugoshin 1: MVKERVKKKSYQQSLEDIKERMKEKRNKRLASASAPSRGRSRGINKSNVANSTHTILKGVQLNNKALAVALQSEKEKTRQANVVILQLKREQQALFLHLLLLKKKLKEQEALAASASETKPPNTLVEPSRQVDLARRKRSSQNLDEPFVCKASPICADPQPSEKTAPSDKQVALPSTVGVRRRHADRRSRRRSERLQENWALSEGNPTTCLGPLMASPIHSDSVITNQPQQGAEPDLVDTADTEEIQHSTPEPAPSKNSNSNQQKPSRKKAQQQPRTKPEPGARKAERGRKPERAPLKKPWENPKPRARSKSRDRSATRAKTAPSSQGNKLNTSLGFNDTFDFDCEETVHVTPFKAKAEDNQPSTPISEETPQTEAVVSKKTDSSLSSSSSESEDSLYVPQKSRRRQASPDKTKVITTRRGRPSKVVHQKENIPPKQEISVFRDQVSSPKAVEPEKEEAHRSPDSSYSNSPDPVMLAQENHQEPDRGVIVKDSLLPVSPLVEAEMMRIDSVLSNFGDSSGEVPPLLPHQTPQRVKTCKKRGLGVRTAGRGMSLCDVTNLSPAAYRKFSCGGSRPSDARCSTPVVARKRRCTMVVDYKEPTLNAKLRRGDKFTDLQFLRSPIFKQKSSRRSVQKSRKSTSTQQPYEKYNESFVGCR, from the exons ATGGTGAAAGAACGGGTCAAGAAGAAGTCCTACCAGCAGAGTCTGGAGGACATTAAGGAGAGGATGAAGGAGAAGAGGAACAAACGGCTGGCCAGTGCTTCAGCCCCCAGCAGAGGACGGTCCAGAGGGATAAACAAAAGCAATG TGGCTAACTCCACCCACACCATCCTGAAGGGTGTCCAGCTGAACAACAAGGCGCTGGCTGTAGCCCTGCAAtctgaaaaggaaaaaacaagacAGGCCAATGTCGTGATCCTGCAGCTGAAAAGGGAGCAACAGGCCCTGTTCCTTCACCTACTTCTGCTCAAGAAGAAGCTCAAGGAGCAGGAAGCCCTGGCAGCGAGCGCTTCAGAG ACTAAACCTCCGAACACACTTGTCGAGCCCAGCCGCCAGGTGGATTTGGCAAg GAGAAAGCGGAGCAGCCAGAACCTTGATGAGCCCTTTGTGTGCAAAGCCTCACCAATTTgtgcag ACCCTCAGCCCTCTGAGAAGACTGCACCATCTGACAAGCAGGTTGCCTTGCCATCGACAGTGGGTGTGAGGCGTCGCCATGCAGATAGAAGAAGCAGGAGGAGGTCTGAGCGCCTGCAAGAAAATTGGGCGTTAAGTGAGGGGAACCCCACCACATGCTTGGGTCCTTTAATGGCAAGTCCTattcacagtgacagtgttaTTACTAACCAGCCACAGCAAGGAGCAGAACCAGATTTAGTAGACACTGCTGACACTGAGGAGATTCAGCATTCTACTCCTGAACCTGCCCCatccaaaaacagcaacagcaaccaGCAGAAGCCCAGCAGGAAAAAAGCCCAGCAGCAGCCCCGTACCAAACCAGAACCTGGGGCACGGAAAGCAGAGAGAGGCCGCAAACCAGAACGTGCCCCATTAAAGAAACCTTGGGAAAATCCCAAACCCAGAGCTCGCTCCAAGAGTCGGGACCGGTCAGCCACACGGGCCAAAACAGCTCCTTCGTCACAGGGGAATAAGCTCAACACATCACTGGGATTTAATGACACGTTTGACTTTGACTGTGAAGAGACGGTTCATGTCACACCGTTCAAAGCCAAGGCCGAGGACAATCAGCCGTCCACGCCCATCAGCGAAGAGACTCCACAAACTGAAGCTGTGGTTTCCAAAAAGACTGACTCaagcttgtcatcatcatcttctgAATCAGAGGACAGCCTTTATGTCCCTCAGAAGAGCAGACGGAGACAGGCTTCCCCTGACAAGACCAAAGTGATCACCACACGAAGAGGCCGGCCCTCTAAAGTCGTCCATCAGAAAGAAAACATCCCTCCGAAACAGGAGATCTCTG TCTTTAGAGATCAGGTGTCAAGTCCCAAAGCTGTAGAGCCTGAAAAGGAAGAAGCTCATCGCTCCCCTGACTCTAGCTACTCTAACAGCCCTGACCCAGTTATGTTGGCACAGGAAAATCACCAAG agccTGACAGAGGGGTTATTGTGAAAGATTCTCTGCTGCCTGTCAGTCCTCTGGTTGAAGCTGAGATGATGAGAATAGACAGTGTCCTGTCCAATTTTGGAGATTCCTCTGGTGAAGTTCCTCCTCTTTTACCCCATCAAACCCCCCAGAGGGTCAAGACGTGCAAGAAAC GTGGGCTTGGTGTAAGGACAGCAGGGCGGGGCATGAGTCTGTGTGATGTGACCAATCTGTCCCCTGCAGCCTATCGCAAGTTCTCCTGTGGTGGCTCACGTCCCTCCGATGCCCGATGTTCCACCCCTGTTGTCGCTCGCAAGCGGCGTTGCACCATGGTGGTGGACTACAAGGAACCCACGCTAAATGC GAAACTGCGGCGTGGAGACAAGTTCACAGACTTGCAGTTCCTCCGCTCTCCTATTTTCAAGCAGAAGTCCAGCAGGAGGTCTGTGCAGAAATCAAGGAAATCCACGAGCACCCAGCAGCCATATGAGAAATACAATGAGTCATTTGTTGGATGTCGCTGA